In Zea mays cultivar B73 chromosome 7, Zm-B73-REFERENCE-NAM-5.0, whole genome shotgun sequence, the following proteins share a genomic window:
- the LOC100272785 gene encoding Monooxygenase 3, with translation MVTATISCSYPQLRYRPSPRCRRHGPAAATVAALATPRSEQDIVIVGAGVAGLATAVALRRLGVGAAVLEQGDALRAGGTSLTLFKNGWRVLDAIGVADELRPKYLRIQGMRMRSPGRDLREFSFDEEAPGQEVRAVERRALLETLASKLPPGAISFSSKLKSISEQGRAGTLLELEDGRQILAKIVVGCDGVNSPIARWMGFSEPRYVGHMAFRGLAEYADGQPFEPKVNYIYGRGVRAGFVPVSATKVYWFICFNRQDPGPKITDPTALKTEALELVRGWPSDLLAVMRSTPEGAVVRTPLVDRWLWPGLAPAASRGGRVVLAGDAWHPMTPNLGQGACCALEDAIVLARRLADAGADGAQAAAAMRAYEAERWARVFPLTARAGLVGALVQWENAAVCAARDGVVIPRLVRLGPFLEHTNFECDLLEPAPESP, from the exons ATGGTCACCGCCACGATCTCTTGCTCTTATCCACAGCTCCGGTATCGCCCCTCTCCTCGATGCCGGCGCCACGGCCCCGCAGCGGCCACCGTGGCCGCCTTGGCGACGCCGCGGTCGGAGCAGGACATCGTCATCGTCGGCGCGGGCGTCgcggggctggccacggcggtggCGCTGCGGCGGCTCGGCGTGGGCGCCGCCGTGCTGGAGCAGGGCGACGCCCTGCGCGCGGGCGGCACGTCCCTGACGCTGTTCAAGAACGGGTGGCGCGTGCTGGACGCCATCGGCGTCGCCGACGAGCTCCGCCCCAAGTACCTCCGCATCCAGGG GATGAGGATGAGGTCGCCGGGGCGGGATCTGCGCGAGTTCTCCTTCGACGAGGAAGCTCCCGG GCAGGAGGTACGCGCGGTGGAGAGGAGAGCGCTTCTCGAGACGCTTGCTTCTAAGCTGCCACCAGGCGCCATATCGTTCTCGTCGAAGCTGAAATCGATCTCGGAGCAAGGGCGTGCAGGCACCCTGCTCGAACTGGAAGACGGGAGGCAGATTCTTGCCAAG ATCGTGGTCGGCTGCGACGGAGTGAACTCGCCGATCGCGAGGTGGATGGGTTTCTCGGAGCCCCGGTACGTCGGGCACATGGCGTTCCGGGGCCTCGCGGAGTACGCCGACGGCCAGCCGTTCGAGCCCAAGGTGAACTACATCTACGGCCGAGGCGTCCGTGCCGGCTTTGTCCCCGTCTCCGCAACCAAAGTCTACTGGTTCATCTGCTTCAACAGACAAGATCCAG GGCCTAAGATCACCGACCCCACGGCGCTCAAGACCGAGGCGCTGGAGCTCGTCCGCGGCTGGCCATCGGACCTCCTGGCGGTGATGCGCAGCACGCCCGAGGGCGCCGTGGTGAGGACGCCGCTGGTGGACCGGTGGCTCTGGCCCGGGCTGGCCCCGGCCGCGTCGAGGGGCGGCCGGGTGGTGCTGGCCGGCGACGCGTGGCATCCCATGACGCCCAACCTCGGGCAGGGCGCCTGCTGCGCGCTCGAGGACGCCATCGTACTGGCGCGCCGCCTCGCCGACGCCGGCGCGGACGGGGCCCAGGCCGCCGCCGCCATGCGCGCGTACGAGGCGGAGCGGTGGGCGCGCGTGTTCCCGCTCACGGCGCGCGCGGGGCTGGTGGGTGCGCTCGTGCAGTGGGAGAACGCGGCGGTGTGCGCGGCCCGCGACGGCGTGGTCATCCCCAGGCTCGTCAGGCTGGGACCGTTCCTGGAGCACACCAACTTCGAGTGCGACCTGCTCGAACCGGCGCCGGAGTCGCCATGA
- the LOC100272785 gene encoding monooxygenase 3 isoform X1, producing the protein MCKGNKLVISIKERVQQVTQQHATLGDVRRRSRSLPAHHTSGRALCTLSSPGSGTCGPKSSTFPLSRPSLFLYHLCAAWRCQFPAASLVAVAMAMVTATISCSYPQLRYRPSPRCRRHGPAAATVAALATPRSEQDIVIVGAGVAGLATAVALRRLGVGAAVLEQGDALRAGGTSLTLFKNGWRVLDAIGVADELRPKYLRIQGWPPQDEDEVAGAGSARVLLRRGSSREVRAVERRALLETLASKLPPGAISFSSKLKSISEQGRAGTLLELEDGRQILAKIVVGCDGVNSPIARWMGFSEPRYVGHMAFRGLAEYADGQPFEPKVNYIYGRGVRAGFVPVSATKVYWFICFNRQDPGPKITDPTALKTEALELVRGWPSDLLAVMRSTPEGAVVRTPLVDRWLWPGLAPAASRGGRVVLAGDAWHPMTPNLGQGACCALEDAIVLARRLADAGADGAQAAAAMRAYEAERWARVFPLTARAGLVGALVQWENAAVCAARDGVVIPRLVRLGPFLEHTNFECDLLEPAPESP; encoded by the exons ATGTGCAAGGGCAATAAGCTGGTCATCTCAATAAAGGAGAGGGTTCAGCAAGTCACTCAGCAGCATGCAACCTTGGGTGATGTTCGCCGTCGCTCCCGTTCACTTCCCGCACATCACACCAGTGGACGTGCCTTGTGCACGCTCTCTTCTCCGGGGTCAGGAACCTGTGGCCCCAAATCCTCCACCTTTCCGCTTTCCAGACCAAGTTTGTTCTTGTATCATCTGTGTGCAGCATGGCGCTGCCAGTTCCCCGCTGCTAGCCTCGTCGCCGTCGCCATGGCAATGGTCACCGCCACGATCTCTTGCTCTTATCCACAGCTCCGGTATCGCCCCTCTCCTCGATGCCGGCGCCACGGCCCCGCAGCGGCCACCGTGGCCGCCTTGGCGACGCCGCGGTCGGAGCAGGACATCGTCATCGTCGGCGCGGGCGTCgcggggctggccacggcggtggCGCTGCGGCGGCTCGGCGTGGGCGCCGCCGTGCTGGAGCAGGGCGACGCCCTGCGCGCGGGCGGCACGTCCCTGACGCTGTTCAAGAACGGGTGGCGCGTGCTGGACGCCATCGGCGTCGCCGACGAGCTCCGCCCCAAGTACCTCCGCATCCAGGG CTGGCCGCCGCAGGATGAGGATGAGGTCGCCGGGGCGGGATCTGCGCGAGTTCTCCTTCGACGAGGAAGCTCCCGG GAGGTACGCGCGGTGGAGAGGAGAGCGCTTCTCGAGACGCTTGCTTCTAAGCTGCCACCAGGCGCCATATCGTTCTCGTCGAAGCTGAAATCGATCTCGGAGCAAGGGCGTGCAGGCACCCTGCTCGAACTGGAAGACGGGAGGCAGATTCTTGCCAAG ATCGTGGTCGGCTGCGACGGAGTGAACTCGCCGATCGCGAGGTGGATGGGTTTCTCGGAGCCCCGGTACGTCGGGCACATGGCGTTCCGGGGCCTCGCGGAGTACGCCGACGGCCAGCCGTTCGAGCCCAAGGTGAACTACATCTACGGCCGAGGCGTCCGTGCCGGCTTTGTCCCCGTCTCCGCAACCAAAGTCTACTGGTTCATCTGCTTCAACAGACAAGATCCAG GGCCTAAGATCACCGACCCCACGGCGCTCAAGACCGAGGCGCTGGAGCTCGTCCGCGGCTGGCCATCGGACCTCCTGGCGGTGATGCGCAGCACGCCCGAGGGCGCCGTGGTGAGGACGCCGCTGGTGGACCGGTGGCTCTGGCCCGGGCTGGCCCCGGCCGCGTCGAGGGGCGGCCGGGTGGTGCTGGCCGGCGACGCGTGGCATCCCATGACGCCCAACCTCGGGCAGGGCGCCTGCTGCGCGCTCGAGGACGCCATCGTACTGGCGCGCCGCCTCGCCGACGCCGGCGCGGACGGGGCCCAGGCCGCCGCCGCCATGCGCGCGTACGAGGCGGAGCGGTGGGCGCGCGTGTTCCCGCTCACGGCGCGCGCGGGGCTGGTGGGTGCGCTCGTGCAGTGGGAGAACGCGGCGGTGTGCGCGGCCCGCGACGGCGTGGTCATCCCCAGGCTCGTCAGGCTGGGACCGTTCCTGGAGCACACCAACTTCGAGTGCGACCTGCTCGAACCGGCGCCGGAGTCGCCATGA
- the LOC100381602 gene encoding nucleotide diphosphate kinase 1 produces the protein MEQTFIMIKPDGVQRGLIGDIISRFEKKGFYLKGMKFMNVERSFAQQHYADLSDKPFFPGLVEYIISGPVVAMVWEGKDVVLTGRRIIGATRPWEAAPGTIRGDYAVEVGRNVIHGSDSVENGKKEIALWFPEGVAQWKSNLHPWIYEA, from the exons ATGGAGCAGACCTTCATCATGATCAAGCCCGACGGCGTCCAGCGGGGCCTG ATCGGGGACATCATCAGTCGCTTCGAGAAGAAAGGGTTCTACCTCAAGG GGATGAAGTTCATGAACGTGGAGAGGTCCTTCGCGCAGCAGCACTACGCTGACCTTTCCGACAAGCCTTTCTTCCCCGGGTTGGTGGAGTACATCATTTCCGGCCCCGTGGTGGCGATGGTGTGGGAGGGGAAGGACGTCGTGTTGACTGGCCGCAGGATCATTGGGGCCACCAGGCCTTGGGAGGCAGCCCCCGGTACCATTCGTGGGGACTACGCCGTGGAAGTCGGCAG GAATGTCATCCATGGAAGCGACTCCGTGGAGAACGGGAAGAAGGAGATCGCTCTCTGGTTCCCTGAAGGTGTGGCACAGTGGAAGAGCAACCTTCATCCCTGGATCTACGAGGCTTGA